One Desulfomicrobium apsheronum genomic window, GCGGCCTGGCCGTTTGCGTCGTACATGGATCAGGCCACCAGCGCCGCGATGTCGAGGATGAGCGCCATGCTGCCGTCGCCCTTGATGGTGGCTCCGGAAATTCCGCGTATGTCCTGATAGACCTTGCCCAGACT contains:
- a CDS encoding chemotaxis protein CheW gives rise to the protein SLGKVYQDIRGISGATIKGDGSMALILDIAALVA